A region from the Arachis ipaensis cultivar K30076 chromosome B01, Araip1.1, whole genome shotgun sequence genome encodes:
- the LOC107615286 gene encoding uncharacterized protein LOC107615286: MGATPFHPSILKVQLPKNFDKPTDMRYDGTKDPQEHLTAFETRMNLEGVSEAVRCRAFPVILAGPIIWWFNALPQESIMAFADILQRFLAQFTTRIAKAKHSINLLRVTQRAGEPTMKFLDRFNDECLEIDGLTDSVASLCLINGLLNEDFKKHLTTKPVWTMQEI, from the coding sequence ATGGGTGCAACCCCTTTCCACCCTTCGATCCTCAAGGTCCAGCTACCGAAAAACTTTGACAAGCctacggacatgaggtacgatgggACGAAAGACCCACAGGAACATCTGACGGCCTTTGAGACCAGAATGAACCTGGAGGGTGTTAGTGAGGCTGTCAGGTGCCGTGCTTTCCCAGTAATCCTGGCAGGTCCAATAATATGGTGGTTTAATGCGCTCCCGCAGGAGTCTATTATGGCCTTCGCGGACATCTTACAGAGGTTCTTAGCGCAGTTCACCACGCGGATAGCCAAAGCCAAGCACTCGATCAACTTGTTAAGGGTCACGCAACGTGCTGGCGAGCCAACGATGAAGTTCCTCGATCGGTTCAATGATGAATGTCTAGAGATTGATGGCTTGACGGACTCGGTAGCAAGCCTATGCCTGATAAATGGCCTATTGAATGAGGACTTTAAGAAGCATCTCACTACTAAGCCTGTTTGGACGATGCAAGAAATCTAA